A window from Candidatus Paceibacterota bacterium encodes these proteins:
- a CDS encoding FtsW/RodA/SpoVE family cell cycle protein, translated as MIGLLPLTGIPLPFISYGGSALIMVLIASGILLNISKNT; from the coding sequence ATGATAGGCCTTCTGCCCTTGACCGGAATTCCTTTGCCTTTTATCAGCTATGGAGGCTCAGCTCTGATCATGGTTTTGATTGCTTCAGGCATACTGTTAAATATATCTAAAAATACATGA
- the murG gene encoding undecaprenyldiphospho-muramoylpentapeptide beta-N-acetylglucosaminyltransferase, giving the protein MKILFAGGGTAGHIIPIVAIARELRKIRPQNNLKLFFIGPQDDFGYVLLSQENIKVKTVFAGKIRRYLDWKTALQNFVDVCIKIPIGIIQSFFHIFFMSPDLVFSKGGFGSIPVVIAAKMLFVPVFLHESDVTPGAANKFLSDLTFKIFVSFPKTEYFPRGKMVLVGNPTRKELMDSPKEEAKKFFNLNSNKPVILILGGSQGSQRINDGILDILPQLLKDFELIHQCGESNYQTTRAESKAVMKTEEEPFYHLFPFLKEPELRRAYAVADLIISRAGAGSIFEIAAVAKPSILIPLSEAAQNHQIKNAYSYQENGACLVIEENNFTPSLFLEKLKTLFTNQEKLKRMAEKAKAFSKIEAAKTIANYLSQYLNK; this is encoded by the coding sequence ATGAAAATACTTTTTGCCGGCGGCGGTACGGCCGGACATATCATACCGATTGTCGCTATCGCCCGCGAACTGAGGAAAATCCGTCCGCAAAATAATTTAAAACTGTTCTTTATCGGACCGCAGGACGATTTCGGTTATGTTTTGCTTTCCCAGGAAAACATTAAAGTAAAAACTGTTTTTGCCGGAAAAATCAGAAGGTACTTGGATTGGAAAACAGCCCTGCAAAACTTCGTTGACGTTTGCATAAAAATTCCCATCGGCATCATTCAATCCTTTTTCCATATTTTCTTCATGTCTCCTGATTTGGTTTTTTCCAAAGGCGGGTTCGGATCTATTCCAGTGGTTATTGCCGCTAAAATGCTTTTCGTGCCGGTATTTCTGCACGAATCTGACGTTACTCCTGGAGCAGCCAATAAGTTTTTAAGCGACCTTACTTTCAAGATTTTCGTTTCCTTTCCGAAGACAGAGTATTTCCCCCGGGGAAAAATGGTTTTAGTGGGCAATCCGACCAGAAAAGAACTGATGGACAGCCCCAAAGAAGAAGCGAAAAAGTTTTTCAATTTAAATTCAAATAAGCCCGTCATTCTGATTCTGGGAGGTTCGCAGGGATCGCAAAGGATTAACGACGGCATTCTTGATATTCTGCCGCAGCTCTTAAAGGATTTTGAACTGATCCACCAGTGCGGCGAGAGCAACTACCAGACAACAAGGGCAGAATCAAAGGCGGTTATGAAAACAGAAGAAGAGCCCTTTTACCATCTTTTTCCTTTTTTAAAAGAGCCTGAACTGCGCCGGGCATATGCGGTAGCTGATTTGATTATTAGCCGGGCAGGCGCTGGCAGTATATTCGAAATTGCCGCTGTTGCCAAACCCTCAATCCTCATTCCTTTGTCAGAGGCCGCCCAGAACCACCAAATAAAAAACGCTTACTCTTACCAGGAGAACGGAGCCTGCCTAGTTATTGAAGAAAACAATTTCACTCCCAGCCTCTTTCTCGAAAAGTTAAAAACTCTTTTTACCAATCAGGAAAAATTGAAAAGAATGGCTGAAAAAGCGAAAGCCTTTTCCAAAATAGAAGCAGCCAAAACCATTGCCAATTATCTTAGCCAATACCTTAATAAATAA
- a CDS encoding glutamate--tRNA ligase, with protein sequence MISEDFKFIKPGEVRTRIAPSPTGHFHIGSARTALFNYLFSKKHEGIFVLRIEDTDQERSSAEFEKDIIESLKWLGLNWDEGPNTEEKYGPYRQSQRTDIYKKYMEKLIAEDKAYYCFCSEQDLEAERQYQMSQGLAPHYSGQCANLDKKTVKKYLDEAKPSIIRFRIAQKKVAFEDLIRGHLEFDASLMGDMVIAKSLDSPLYNFAAVIDDFEMKISHIIRGEDHISNTPKQILLQEALGFPQPLYAHLPLILGEDRAKMSKREGSASVHDFRKEGYLPEALINFMAFLGWNPGDEREIYSLPSLIKEFSLEKIQKGGAIFNIKKLDFLNGFYIRQRSPEKLAELCLPYLAAAGLPIKTESDDLVKIASLYQERLKKLSEIVELADFFFKDKLDYEKDMLKWKEMSDKEIKDSLDKTEKLLSKIGEWRKERLEEVLLEEAEKTNNRGAVLWPLRVALTAKEASAGPFEIAEILGKEKTLKRIKEAKELF encoded by the coding sequence ATGATCAGCGAAGATTTCAAATTCATCAAGCCTGGCGAAGTAAGAACGAGAATAGCCCCTTCGCCCACAGGACATTTTCATATCGGTTCAGCCAGAACCGCTCTTTTCAATTATCTTTTTTCCAAGAAGCACGAGGGAATCTTTGTTTTGAGAATTGAAGATACGGACCAAGAAAGATCATCAGCTGAATTTGAAAAAGACATTATTGAAAGCTTGAAATGGCTCGGCCTTAATTGGGACGAAGGCCCGAATACAGAAGAAAAATACGGTCCTTACAGGCAGAGCCAGAGAACTGATATTTATAAAAAGTATATGGAAAAACTGATTGCAGAAGATAAAGCTTACTACTGCTTTTGTTCTGAACAGGATCTGGAAGCTGAAAGGCAATACCAGATGTCCCAGGGGTTAGCTCCTCATTATTCCGGCCAATGCGCCAATCTTGATAAAAAAACAGTAAAGAAATATTTAGACGAAGCAAAACCATCGATAATACGGTTCAGGATCGCTCAAAAAAAAGTTGCTTTTGAAGATTTGATACGAGGACACTTGGAATTCGACGCCTCTTTGATGGGGGATATGGTCATTGCTAAAAGCCTGGATTCGCCTTTATATAATTTCGCTGCGGTTATTGATGATTTTGAAATGAAAATCTCCCACATAATCAGGGGAGAAGACCACATTTCCAACACTCCAAAACAAATCCTGCTCCAGGAGGCTTTAGGATTTCCCCAGCCTTTGTACGCTCATCTGCCACTTATATTAGGAGAAGACAGGGCGAAAATGAGTAAAAGAGAAGGCTCTGCTTCAGTTCATGATTTCAGGAAAGAGGGCTATTTGCCCGAGGCCCTGATTAATTTCATGGCGTTTTTAGGCTGGAACCCGGGAGACGAAAGAGAAATATATTCTCTGCCTTCTTTAATCAAGGAATTCTCTTTGGAAAAAATCCAAAAAGGCGGAGCTATTTTTAATATTAAAAAGCTGGATTTCTTAAACGGCTTTTACATCAGACAACGCTCTCCTGAAAAACTGGCAGAATTATGCCTTCCTTATTTGGCTGCAGCCGGATTACCCATAAAAACTGAATCTGACGATCTGGTGAAAATCGCTTCACTCTACCAGGAAAGACTGAAAAAACTTTCTGAAATCGTTGAACTAGCTGACTTCTTTTTCAAAGACAAACTTGATTACGAGAAAGATATGCTAAAATGGAAAGAGATGTCAGACAAAGAAATAAAAGATTCTCTTGATAAAACTGAAAAGCTGCTGTCCAAAATAGGGGAGTGGCGCAAAGAAAGACTGGAAGAAGTTTTATTGGAAGAAGCTGAAAAAACAAACAATAGGGGAGCAGTACTTTGGCCTCTAAGAGTGGCGCTTACCGCTAAGGAAGCATCGGCCGGACCATTTGAAATAGCGGAAATCCTGGGAAAAGAAAAAACATTAAAAAGAATAAAAGAAGCTAAAGAGCTTTTCTAG
- a CDS encoding tyrosine-type recombinase/integrase: MKKNTKPIIEHFNDFLEYLDIERGLSNKSQETYNRFLNKFCSWLSANNLSNLAPHELTEEHIRKYRIFLSQTFNKNTKEPLKRSTQNYYLIALRNLLNYFTDRDILSLPSEKIKLTKSKIDERTIKFLALDQIKKLLEAPKTSTTSGLRDKAILETFFSTGLRVAELVSLNREQLKITPEIKDLEIVVIGKGNRARPVYFSKRAIKWLGNYLKTRKDKERALFINFKGPRNMIKKRLSSRSMENIVKKYAISAGIPSFTTCHTIRHSFATDLLSQGVDLRTIQEFLGHKNIGTTQIYASVTSKKLRETHRKFHSLNE; the protein is encoded by the coding sequence ATGAAAAAAAATACCAAACCTATAATTGAACATTTTAATGACTTTTTAGAGTATTTAGATATAGAACGAGGTTTAAGTAACAAAAGTCAGGAAACTTATAATAGATTTTTAAACAAGTTCTGTTCTTGGCTATCTGCTAATAACCTATCAAACCTAGCCCCCCACGAACTTACTGAAGAACATATAAGAAAATATAGAATATTCTTATCTCAAACTTTCAATAAAAATACAAAAGAACCGCTAAAAAGATCTACCCAAAATTATTATCTTATTGCTTTAAGGAATCTTTTAAACTATTTTACTGACCGCGACATATTATCTTTACCATCGGAAAAGATTAAATTAACCAAATCAAAGATTGACGAAAGAACTATTAAATTTCTTGCCCTCGACCAAATAAAAAAACTATTGGAAGCGCCAAAGACTTCTACAACTAGCGGCCTTAGAGACAAAGCTATTCTAGAAACTTTTTTTTCAACTGGCCTTCGTGTGGCTGAATTAGTAAGTTTAAATAGAGAACAATTAAAAATTACTCCCGAAATAAAAGATTTGGAGATTGTAGTTATCGGTAAAGGCAATAGAGCGCGTCCAGTTTATTTCTCAAAAAGAGCCATTAAATGGCTTGGGAATTATTTAAAAACAAGGAAAGATAAAGAAAGGGCGCTATTTATTAATTTTAAAGGGCCAAGAAATATGATAAAAAAACGTCTCTCTAGTCGTTCGATGGAAAATATTGTTAAAAAATATGCCATTTCAGCAGGCATCCCCAGCTTTACCACTTGCCACACAATTCGCCATTCTTTCGCTACTGATTTATTAAGCCAAGGGGTCGATTTAAGAACTATTCAAGAATTTCTGGGACACAAAAATATCGGTACTACTCAAATTTATGCTTCCGTTACATCAAAGAAACTCAGAGAAACCCACAGAAAATTTCATAGTTTAAATGAATAA
- a CDS encoding LAGLIDADG family homing endonuclease: protein MNITKIVNETGCFDLQFRRDVRHKRTNSPIYYSWKAQFVIVGSVDKEELLREIKETLDCGRLHYITGTQIRYSVQNIDELHDKIVPFFKEHSFSGDKNKNFELWSEAIAILYQNKGKALSQWPKELFERLIKIQQAAQQYKSKKNRIPKWIPVAQAILEHLTK from the coding sequence ATGAACATAACTAAAATCGTCAATGAAACCGGCTGTTTTGACCTGCAGTTCCGCAGAGATGTCAGACATAAAAGAACTAACTCTCCCATATACTACTCCTGGAAAGCGCAGTTTGTCATTGTCGGTTCTGTCGATAAAGAAGAGCTGTTGAGAGAGATAAAGGAAACCTTGGACTGTGGCCGGCTTCACTATATTACTGGAACCCAGATAAGATATTCTGTGCAAAATATTGACGAGCTTCACGATAAAATTGTCCCTTTCTTTAAAGAACATTCTTTTTCCGGAGACAAAAATAAGAATTTCGAGCTTTGGTCTGAAGCAATTGCCATTCTTTACCAAAATAAAGGCAAAGCTCTCAGCCAATGGCCTAAAGAGCTATTTGAACGATTAATCAAAATTCAGCAAGCAGCCCAGCAGTATAAAAGCAAAAAAAACAGGATTCCCAAGTGGATTCCTGTGGCTCAAGCTATTCTAGAACATCTCACAAAATAG
- the uppS gene encoding di-trans,poly-cis-decaprenylcistransferase, whose translation MSDKNIPKHVSIIPDGNRRWAQKRGLRAWVGHQHGIKMFEKILEKGKELGIPYITFWAGSWDNLTKRPKKEVDFLFKLYTEHFERIAKDKEIHKNKVKINVIGRWKEILPKKTQEAIEMSLTATKNYHDYFLTFLLAYDGTDEMRDCIEKISKLYQKKKIKISKSLIKENLWTKDLPAVDLLIRTGCENDPHVSAGFMMWDTAYSQFHFTKTFFPDFNPKEFEKIIKDYSNRERRMGA comes from the coding sequence ATGTCTGATAAAAATATTCCCAAACATGTATCCATTATTCCTGACGGTAACCGTCGTTGGGCGCAGAAAAGGGGATTGAGGGCCTGGGTAGGCCACCAGCATGGTATAAAAATGTTTGAGAAGATCTTGGAGAAAGGCAAAGAGCTTGGAATTCCATACATTACTTTCTGGGCCGGTTCTTGGGATAATCTGACTAAAAGACCTAAAAAAGAGGTGGATTTTTTATTTAAGCTATATACGGAACACTTTGAAAGAATAGCTAAAGATAAAGAAATCCACAAGAACAAAGTGAAAATCAATGTTATCGGCCGATGGAAAGAAATTTTACCCAAGAAAACCCAGGAAGCGATAGAAATGTCTTTGACAGCAACAAAGAATTACCACGATTATTTTTTAACTTTTCTTTTGGCTTACGACGGGACTGACGAAATGCGAGATTGCATTGAGAAAATATCTAAACTTTACCAGAAGAAAAAAATAAAAATCAGCAAAAGCTTAATTAAAGAAAATCTTTGGACAAAAGATCTGCCGGCAGTTGATCTGCTTATCAGAACAGGTTGCGAAAACGATCCGCACGTTTCTGCCGGTTTCATGATGTGGGATACAGCTTACTCGCAGTTTCATTTTACAAAAACTTTTTTTCCTGATTTTAACCCGAAAGAATTTGAAAAGATAATTAAGGATTATTCAAACAGAGAAAGAAGGATGGGTGCCTAA
- a CDS encoding FAD-dependent oxidoreductase, producing MKIAVVGAGINGLYLARRLSKKGHEVVVFEKRDRIGKEACSGLFSQRILDFIPQSRDLIQSQINSVLIHFPKKTVKVLFSKKFFVMSHFELDNLAADLAEKSGVKIILKHDVTDVPELKEEFERIIGCDGPNSAVRKSLSPKELDVRLAIQGFSSKKDDSDFVETWPINQGFIWKIPRSSEIEYGVIGNSKEAKDVFEEFLKKKNLHLERITSALVPQGFLFPSEKQVTLCGDAAGLCKPWSGGGVVWGLIAADLLLKNFPDFIKYIRAVKVFFIPRIIFSKLAVKLVYFFGFHFPWILPKRIKIESDFLL from the coding sequence ATGAAAATAGCTGTTGTAGGAGCAGGCATCAACGGACTTTATTTAGCGAGGCGCCTTTCGAAAAAGGGCCATGAGGTCGTTGTTTTTGAAAAGAGAGATAGAATAGGCAAGGAAGCTTGTTCCGGGCTGTTCAGCCAGAGGATTCTGGATTTTATTCCCCAAAGCAGGGATTTGATCCAAAGCCAGATTAATTCTGTTTTGATTCATTTCCCGAAAAAAACTGTTAAAGTTTTATTTTCCAAAAAGTTTTTCGTCATGAGCCATTTTGAACTTGATAACTTGGCAGCTGATTTGGCTGAGAAATCAGGCGTAAAGATTATATTAAAGCATGATGTAACCGATGTTCCTGAATTAAAAGAAGAATTTGAAAGAATTATCGGTTGCGACGGTCCGAATTCTGCAGTCAGAAAAAGTTTGAGTCCGAAAGAATTGGACGTTCGTTTGGCTATTCAAGGGTTTTCGTCCAAAAAAGATGACTCTGATTTTGTTGAGACTTGGCCGATAAATCAAGGTTTCATCTGGAAGATTCCCAGGAGCAGTGAAATTGAATACGGCGTAATCGGCAATTCGAAAGAAGCGAAAGATGTTTTTGAAGAATTTTTAAAGAAAAAAAATCTTCATTTGGAAAGAATAACATCGGCGCTTGTCCCTCAGGGCTTTCTTTTTCCTTCTGAAAAACAAGTGACTCTTTGCGGGGACGCTGCCGGACTTTGCAAGCCTTGGTCTGGCGGGGGAGTGGTCTGGGGGTTGATTGCTGCAGATTTACTCTTGAAAAATTTCCCTGATTTTATAAAATATATTAGAGCAGTAAAAGTTTTTTTTATTCCGCGGATTATCTTTTCGAAACTGGCCGTAAAACTGGTTTACTTTTTCGGATTCCATTTTCCTTGGATTCTGCCCAAAAGAATTAAAATTGAAAGCGATTTTTTACTTTAA
- the rpmA gene encoding 50S ribosomal protein L27, translated as MAKTKAAGSTKLGRDSRPKYLGVKLFAGQKVKAGGIIVRQRGTKFLPGKNVKRGNDDTLFALKEGTVNFKTKKKKNFDGSQRVAKVVNVE; from the coding sequence ATGGCAAAAACCAAAGCTGCAGGATCAACTAAATTAGGAAGGGACTCAAGGCCGAAGTACTTGGGTGTAAAGCTATTTGCAGGCCAAAAAGTTAAAGCTGGCGGCATTATCGTCAGGCAAAGAGGCACCAAGTTCCTTCCCGGAAAAAATGTCAAAAGAGGAAACGACGACACTCTTTTTGCTTTAAAAGAAGGTACGGTTAACTTTAAAACTAAAAAGAAAAAGAATTTTGACGGGTCTCAAAGAGTTGCCAAAGTTGTTAACGTTGAATAG